A single Anopheles arabiensis isolate DONGOLA chromosome X, AaraD3, whole genome shotgun sequence DNA region contains:
- the LOC120906531 gene encoding sorting nexin-25, giving the protein MRVQYWIGAIAAVLCAVCVYSPIFLYFLLFVLYSLVLIAVAVFGTIYVHYKLTNREPVSYVDQGEDQQANVLYNATRSPLFGNGTPGSSPGISRHQGSRSAGGTGGSTGGSGHPQLPIIFGRTVDGLLQQIIDNAMRDLVGPALELVVANPRRIVELLREDIWLSIEKLHERAARIDAPKLIACDFVAKVTLHLQKIRRQTAAATNGGTKREGGPAEATGEQADPVVTASYLASTEKELDFLKKIGEILVIFLLPRGYSLSPVKDLLSEVLAYRVLHPAIHYLTAPDFINQQIVECIETRLVAVAIQKRSHEYAANFEDFLRIIDMTQTVEELQSIRASIVSDIRQATAMQTMQRTRGGFAMAACDGADTGGSADNGGASGGDGEPAAATQRLKRYIQQLSYAKSQCEQCLARLGWEGCVSNDVDLSLADILSTVGGRRALTAFLEPLNAASLVGYYTTVEELRRAARSAWHQLGAEIFYTYVRAPSSEIPLDKATRKRMEAFLVGDVGDPDVFYEVQRECLALLEQKYYRPFLLSDEYGRLKRSLTQDEFKELIASGGTCGVSGGGGGGLESELILQHATSQDSQESQESSTGSAANGGGSEGATDPALADLSNHSQYARNKLDRLDEKLANKQQALEALKQSLKPDSKLLLMLEREIEWLRGERRQLESHLLRTAVWGEYLGSWRAIVESVDFSDDREPPQFMIVVQVDEMNDYGSGGSGGRDDTTVTTALEATDTISTGWVVVRSLAQFHALHRKLRPMCAELRQLDLPSNNAFKLFLLKNDRALLEKAKAQVQRYLSFILEDDHLNQSEAVYEFLSPSSDRLKQGVLTGNPSPSKKPTSKFSLATIFRSNSDKLEQLWHVGSGGGAGGERPFGGGGGGGGGGTDHHPDFTPEDADQVSLYLEGGPAPSGPSSSGASPPTDGAAVAMELRDSIAEPLYGLLGEIFDLGGVFRWLRKSLISFVQITYGQTINRQLRESIAALFDEPMLHAYASAVLRSLWPGGGTLQADGVRLLPPAERTEDEREMIMNAARSLLQDNIPELLCSLIGAQNARQGALKLFEVLQNPLYNKQLFYDLLETLMLELFPEIRQLKPAAAGSTGNGATVAPGHATGSSSSSTVLRPREYHHQPAAAGSSPAAPIYSPPTPTGAVGSASGTPIRSIS; this is encoded by the exons ATGAGGGTACAGTACTGGATCGGTGCGATAGCAGCTGTCCTCTGTGCCGTGTGCGTGTACTCGCCCATTTTCCTTTACTTTCTGCTGTTCGTCCTCTACTCGTTGGTGCTGATTGCTGTCG CGGTGTTTGGCACCATCTATGTGCACTACAAGCTAACCAACCGTGAACCGGTCTCGTACGTCGACCAAGGGGAAGACCAGCAAGCGAATGTCCTGTACAATGCCACACG CTCGCCGCTGTTTGGCAACGGTACGCCCGGATCCTCGCCCGGGATCTCCCGCCACCAGGGGAGCCGTTCGGCGGGCGGCACCGGCGGATCGACAGGCGGGTCCGGGCACCCCCAGCTGCCGATCATCTTCGGGCGCACGGTCGACgggctgctgcagcagatcaTCGACAACGCGATGCGCGATCTGGTCGGGCCGGCCCTAGAGCTGGTGGTCGCGAACCCGCGCCGCATCGTCGAGCTGCTGCGCGAGGACATCTGGCTCAGCATCGAGAAGCTGCACGAGCGGGCCGCCCGCATCGACGCACCGAAGCTGATCGCTTGCGACTTTGTTGCGAAGGTGACGCTGCATCTGCAAAAGATCCGCCGGCAAACGGCGGCGGCCACGAACGGCGGGACTAAGCGTGAGGGTGGGCCAGCGGAGGCTACGGGCGAACAAGCCGATCCCGTCGTGACCGCCTCCTACCTCGCGTCGACCGAGAAGGAGCTCGACTTTCTCAAGAAGATTGGCGAGATACTGGTCATCTTTCTGCTACCGCGCGGCTACTCGCTCTCCCCAGTGAAGGATCTGCTGAGCGAGGTGCTCGCCTACCGGGTGCTGCACCCGGCGATCCACTACCTGACCGCGCCCGACTTCATCAACCAGCAGATCGTGGAGTGCATCGAGACGCGGCTGGTCGCGGTCGCGATCCAGAAGCGCAGCCACGAGTACGCGGCCAACTTCGAGGACTTTCTGCGCATCATCGACATGACGCAGACGGTCGAGGAACTGCAGTCGATACGGGCGAGCATCGTGAGTGACATCCGGCAGGCGACGGCAATGCAAACGATGCAGCGGACCCGGGGCGGCTTCGCGATGGCGGCCTGTGACGGCGCCGACACGGGCGGGTCGGCCGACAACGGTGGTGCCAGCGGTGGTGATGGGGAGCCGGCGGCCGCCACTCAGCGCCTGAAGCGCTACATCCAGCAGCTGTCGTACGCGAAAAGCCAGTGCGAACAGTGTCTGGCGCGGCTCGGCTGGGAGGGATGCGTGAGCAACGATGTGGACCTGTCGCTCGCCGACATTCTGTCCACGGTCGGGGGTCGCCGCGCGCTCACCGCCTTCCTCGAGCCGCTCAACGCGGCCAGCCTGGTCGGGTACTACACGACGGTGGAGGAGCTGCGCCGGGCGGCCCGCTCCGCCTGGCACCAGCTCGGGGCGGAGATTTtctacacgtacgtgcgggcGCCCAGCTCGGAGATCCCGCTCGACAAGGCGACGCGCAAGCGCATGGAGGCGTTCCTGGTCGGGGACGTCGGCGACCCGGACGTGTTCTACGAGGTGCAGCGCGAGTGTCTGGCGCTGCTCGAGCAGAAGTATTACCGGCCGTTCCTGCTGAGCGATGAGTACGGCCGGCTGAAGCGGTCGCTGACGCAGGACGAGTTTAAGGAGCTGATCGCGTCGGGCGGTACATGCGGCGTCAGCGGCGGAGGAGGCGGCGGGCTCGAGAGCGAGCTGATACTGCAGCACGCCACGAGTCAGGACAGCCAGGAGAGCCAGGAAAGCTCGACGGGCAGCGCGGCGAACGGGGGCGGCAGCGAGGGCGCCACCGATCCGGCCCTGGCCGATCTGAGCAACCATTCGCAGTACGCGCGCAACAAGCTGGACCGGCTGGACGAGAAGCTGGCAAACAAGCAGCAGGCGCTAGAAGCGCTGAAACAATCGCTCAAGCCCGACtcgaagctgctgctgatgctggagCGGGAGATCGAGTGGCTGCGGGGCGAGCGGCGCCAGCTCGAGTCACACCTGCTGCGCACCGCCGTCTGGGGCGAGTACCTCGGCAGCTGGCGGGCGATCGTCGAGAGCGTCGACTTTTCCGACGACCGGGAGCCGCCCCAGTTCATGATCGTGGTGCAGGTGGACGAGATGAACGACTACGGCAGTGGTGGTAGCGGCGGGCGGGACGACACCACCGTCACGACGGCACTCGAGGCGACCGACACAATCTCGAccgggtgggtggtggtgcggtcGCTCGCCCAGTTCCACGCCCTGCACCGCAAGCTGCGCCCGATGTGCGCGGAGCTGCGCCAGCTCGATCTGCCCTCGAACAATGCGTTCAAGCTGTTCCTGCTCAAGAACGATCGGGCACTGCTGGAGAAGGCCAAGGCGCAGGTCCAGCGCTATCTCAGCTTCATCCTCGAGGACGACCACCTGAACCAGAGCGAGGCGGTGTACGAGTTCCTCAGCCCGAGCTCGGACCGGCTGAAGCAGGGCGTGCTGACCGGCAACCCGTCGCCGTCGAAGAAGCCGACTTCCAAGTTTTCGCTTGCCACCATCTTCCGCAGCAACAGCGACAAGCTGGAGCAGCTCTGGCATGTCGggagcggtggtggtgctggcggcGAGCGCCCgttcggcggtggcggcggcggcggtggcggtggcaccGACCACCATCCCGACTTCACGCCGGAAGATGCCGATCAAGTGTCGCTGTATCTGGAGGGTGGTCCCGCACCGTCCGGCCCCAGCTCGTCCGGCGCCTCCCCGCCCACCGACGGTGCCGCCGTCGCGATGGAGCTGCGCGACTCGATTGCCGAGCCGCTGTACGGGCTGCTCGGCGAGATATTCGATCTCGGCGGCGTGTTTCGCTGGCTGCGCAAGAGCCTCATTTCGTTCGTGCAGATCACGTACGGGCAGACGATCAACCGGCAGCTGCGCGAATCGATCGCCGCCCTGTTCGACGAGCCGATGCTGCACGCGTACGCCAGTGCCGTCCTGCGCAGCCTCTGGCCGGGCGGCGGCACGTTGCAGGCGGACGGCGTCCGGCTCCTGCCGCCCGCCGAGCGTACCGAGGACGAGCGCGAGATGATCATGAACGCGGCCCGGTCCCTGCTGCAGGACAACATACCGGAGCTGCTGTGCAGCCTGATCGGGGCGCAGAACGCGCGCCAGGGTGCGCTCAAGCTGTTCGAGGTGCTCCAGAACCCGCTCTACAACAAGCAGCTGTTTTACGATCTGCTCGAAACGCTCATGCTGGAGCTTTTCCCGGAGATACGCCAGCTCAAACCGGCCGCGGCGGGCAGCACCGGCAATGGTGCGACCGTCGCGCCCGGCCACGCTACcggcagtagtagcagcagcacggtccTGCGGCCACGCGAGTACCACCATCAACCGGCAGCggcgggttcgtcgcctgccgCACCGATCTATTCACCACCGACGCCAACGGGGGCGGTGGGTTCCGCTTCGGGAACACCTATTAGAAGCATATCATAA
- the LOC120906302 gene encoding protein GPR107: protein MSRRWTGPLRSAAALIVALLVSAAVARRHHLEVRDDFRRYILLSTFGFYAGGVLDVRVSHFRVDPGTEENMFGLSLDKTMSDSMNPYLDSHQDKCILTEPVAVQSNGPIVFFKMDLKQNVVHVSCSKDWQNIHLYKDRSGVPALRSKRQSFAEASDSKMVYMQRRRRSYHVPESDDFAPGAAAIDGGSAATVCSKLTLPLEVKADDMFKYYSFNFAIYVATKQEEGLYNLYFHSCPNYAPNSLYELNFNVDIEEKNSGNYLSAGEMPLPALYFMMSVLFFLSGLFWVFILRKSKHPLFKIHYLMGVLVFLKSLSLMFHAINFHFIEVQGEHVEAWAILYYITHLLKGAVLIITIVLIGTGWTFIKHILADKDKKLFMIVIPLQVLANVAEIIIAESDEGDKEYGTWRNIFMLVDLLCCGAILFPVVWSIRHLQEAAGTDGKAAINLRKLKLFRQFYIMIVCYIYFTRIIVILLKITVAFQYAWLDEMFKEMATYVFFVLTGYKFRPVSQHPYFSLHGEDLDDDDDDGEVEILSQSGLSEGISKITNRSQPSANAASGTTMVESHEEERENLISKRESSHEYD, encoded by the exons ATGAGCCGGAGGTGGACCGGACCGCTGCGGTCGGCGGCGGCACTGATCGTTGCACTGCTCGTGTCGGCCGCCGTCGCCCGACGGCACCACCTGGAAGTGCGG GATGATTTCCGCCGGTACATCTTGCTCAGCACGTTCGGGTTTTACGCCGGCGGAGTGCTCGACGTGCGGGTGTCCCACTTTCGCGTCGATCCGGGCACGGAGGAAAACATG TTTGGCCTTTCGTTGGACAAAACCATGTCCGATTCGATGAACCCGTACCTGGACTCGCACCAAGACAAGTGCATACTGACCGAACCGGTCGCGGTGCAGAGTAACGGACCGATCGTGTTCTTCAAGATGGACCTCAAGCAGAATGT CGTGCACGTCAGCTGTTCCAAGGATTGGCAGAACATTCACCTGTACAAGGATCGGAGCGGTGTGCCGGCCCTGCGGTCCAAGCGCCAATCGTTCGCCGAGGCCAGCGACTCGAAGATGGTGTATATGCAGCGGCGCCGCCGGTCCTACCACGTGCCCGAGTCGGACGATTTTGCGCCGGGCGCGGCGGCCATCGACGGCGGCAGTGCGGCGACCGTCTGCAGCAAGCTAACACTGCCGCTCGAAGTGAAGGCGGACGATATGTTCAAGTACTACAGCTTCAAT TTTGCCATTTACGTTGCCACCAAGCAGGAGGAAGGGCTGTACAATCTGTACTTCCACAGCTGCCCGAACTACGCGCCGAACAGCCTGTACGAGCTGAACTTTAACGTCGACATCGAGGAGAAGAACAGTGGCAACTATCTGTCCGCGGGCGAGATGCCGCTGCCGGCCCTGTACTTCATGATGTCGGTGCTGTTCTTCCTGTCCGGTCTGTTCTGGGTGTTTATACTGCGCAAGAGCAAGCATCCGCTGTTCAAGATTCACTATCTGATGGGGGTGCTGGTGTTTCTCAAGTCGCTGTCGCTGATGTTCCACGCGATCAACTTCCACTTTATCGAGGTGCAGGGCGAGCACGTGGAAGCGTGGGCCATACTCTACTACATTACCCATCT CCTCAAGGGAGCGGTGCTAATCATCACGATCGTGCTGATCGGCACCGGTTGGACGTTCATCAAGCACATACTGGCGGACAAGGACAAGAAGCTGTTCATGATCGTCATTCCGCTGCAGGTACTGGCTAACGTGGCCGAGATCATCATTGCCGAGAGCGACGAGGGCGACAAGGAGTACGGTACCTGGCGGAACATTTTCATGCTGGTCGATCTGCTGTGCTGTGGCGCGATCCTGTTCCCGGTCGTCTGGTCGATCCGGCACCTCCAGGAGGCGGCCGGCACGGACGGCAAGGCGGCGATCAACTTGCGCAAGCTGAAGCTGTTCCGCCAGTTCTACATCATGATCGTGTGCTACATCTACTTTACGCGCATCATTGTAATTCTGCTCAAG ATTACGGTCGCATTCCAGTACGCCTGGCTGGATGAAATGTTCAAGGAGATGGCCACCTACGTGTTCTTCGTGCTGACCGGATACAAGTTCCGGCCCGTGTCGCAGCATCCCTACTTTTCGCTGCACGGCGAGGATCtggatgacgatgacgatgatggcgaGGTCGAGAT tTTGTCGCAGTCCGGATTGAGTGAGGGTATCAGCAAGATCACTAACCGCTCGCAACCGTCTGCAAATGCTGCGTCCGGTACAACCATGGTAGAGTCGCACGAAGAGGAACGCGAGAATTTAATCAGCAAGCGAGAATCGTCTCACGAGTACGACTAA